From a single Lolium rigidum isolate FL_2022 chromosome 7, APGP_CSIRO_Lrig_0.1, whole genome shotgun sequence genomic region:
- the LOC124678935 gene encoding uncharacterized protein LOC124678935 — protein sequence MADWGPVIVATVLFVLLTPGLLCTLPGRGRVAEFGSMHTSGLSILIHAVLYFALVTIFLIAIGVHVYAG from the coding sequence ATGGCGGACTGGGGCCCGGTGATCGTGGCGACGGTGCTCTTCGTGCTGCTCACGCCGGGGCTGCTCTGCACGCTGCCGGGCCGCGGCCGGGTGGCGGAGTTCGGCAGCATGCACACCAGCGGCCTCTCCATCCTCATCCACGCCGTCCTCTACTTCGCGCTCGTCACCATCTTCCTCATCGCCATCGGCGTCCACGTCTACGCTGGCTAG